In Bactrocera oleae isolate idBacOlea1 chromosome 5, idBacOlea1, whole genome shotgun sequence, a genomic segment contains:
- the LOC106620401 gene encoding uncharacterized protein: MDKPLNKVIQSNESSISTTGTTGSPQFSDTLENNVKYMNLNFVDNSESSSQAKDQGIDFQKLPQTFDAAASKAAKPPPSKILPSSIPLPGKYDSQKQKTVCTLKEKSLLEMGFKTNEIQGWEDIVQPPKENLYKLLRNMIDNHIKPNVQIRIGGVTFNCHMMVLQCYSDFFMECNNEVLIQLPEEKITPGAFMMVYDWMLAEEPLVQREGILELFNAANFLRIKNLVNQCWLCLDDDVRFREDTAFLLYLEARNYGLESLEQLMLTRICKFFLTLVASKEYLELTTKEICTLLSSNTIGVNSEIEIFMSVVRWLNYNWEEREADMLQVVKCVRFSLMPPWFLVTLNKNIDCVEIDRIASHPEVKRMINDGISYTTTQLYYGENREEFLHFLERYQLVAPVQRQWVFDKECSYHHRLECPNMQYVTYKSYLEYLEMIHTIGKDYWRSLEMAKGVEKSMQCCVRSDCRKLNEQNLASVFTMQCRDQGVQVETSLRQRKPVLRDQRCFGDHMTTMVNSASLKNLSKITTSQVLPSTASSCYEFPYRLQQDQLHHKRHRYPQRYAQFQELDPQPFKYSYQCSNANNNNNENKAIPSELHEMKYDVQRILNDDCEQNIEVHHCIEDGCMQRGVCAIADGTIDGPKTMTQPTRLHTKRSQKPCNNGGDSKTTVLPRIECRNEPPMGQQERQQHVTQIVQSPQFGLPTVEEIEFKAIKGRKILIFGGIDPYCQHCQQDKVMALQQQQQRKRTQTLGGSDADILDPLHYHNGIGGCSACGGLNPQINQMDNFGDRVLYYDAGALQWKHLCYLPFGSRHHHAAVVCNGLIYIIGGTKTALGCTKKSIFEKSVWSFDPLTLKWTFESNLPELRRDFAAIVSDEYCGGEVACEHCKGIKEQHRQRNIKAVNGFFVIGGEGVNGTALRTVWYYNVVRKTWKKKAPLHVGRYGLMAAMVNNEIWIAGGIIETKTRASDNYDGFVATSMPTVDGNNQGGRGAAIDGADGGGARDNNGSGDSFAVEATKSAVVDVITDTMEYYSLKCAYSDEYVSDVPMAKVNDVNSDAAVVAGAGDGTQPTIGRMGRSFESGRWIKAKQRLRIPRLFGKFCRPSDNELYLVGGIGFDSNNILTSLSSVDHYDFSEGHWHHYGDIKWARHGHDIATLNDRIVIVGGVSTIKKRTLTKVETFCMETRRNFKDMPELPWPLSGCAVLALD, encoded by the exons ATGGATAAACCGCTGAATAAGGTAATTcag AGTAATGAGTCGAGCATTTCAACCACCGGTACCACGGGCTCACCACAGTTTTCCGACACATTAGAGAACAATGTGAAGTACATGAA TTTAAATTTTGTCGACAATTCCGAGTCTTCAAGTCAAGCTAAAGATCAAGGCATTGATTTTCAAAAGTTGCCAC AAACCTTTGATGCTGCCGCGTCCAAAGCTGCAAAACCACCACCCAGCAAGATACTACCGTCCAGTATTCCATTACCGGGCAAATATGATAGCCAAAAACAGAAAACGGTCTGCACGCTCAAAGAAAAGTCTCTACTCGAAATGGGTTTCAAAACTAATGAAATACAGGGTTGGGAAGATATAGTCCAGCCGCCCAAAGAGAATCTCTACAAATTGTTACGTAACATGATTGACAACCACATCAAACCGAATGTGCAGATACGTATCGGTGGTGTGACCTTCAACTGTCACATGATGGTGCTGCAGTGTTACTCGGATTTCTTCATGGAATGCAACAATGAGGTGTTGATCCAATTGCCCGAAGAAAAGATAACACCGGGCGCTTTTATGATGGTCTACGACTGGATGTTGGCTGAGGAGCCGTTGGTGCAGCGTGAGGGCATACTGGAATTATTTAATGCGGCTAATTTTCTGCGCATTAAAAATTTGGTGAATCAGTGCTGGCTCTGCTTGGACGACGATGTGCGCTTTCGGGAAGATACTGCATTCTTACTCTATCTTGAGGCTCGGAATTATGGTCTGGAGAGTTTGGAACAGCTAATGTTGACAcgcatttgtaaatttttcctaACACTTGTCGCCTCCAAAGAGTACTTGGAACTGACCACGAAAGAGATTTGTACGCTTCTGAGTTCAAATACAATTGGCGTCAACTCGGAAATTGAG ATCTTCATGTCGGTGGTGCGTTGGTTGAACTACAATTGGGAAGAACGCGAGGCGGATATGCTGCAGGTTGTGAAGTGCGTACGTTTCAGCTTGATGCCACCGTGGTTTCTTGTGACActcaacaaaaatattgattgcgTTGAGATCGATCGTATTGCTAGTCATCCGGAGGTTAAACGCATGATCAACGACGGCATCTC CTATACGACCACTCAATTATACTATGGTGAAAATCGTGAAGAGTTCTTGCATTTCCTGGAACGCTACCAGCTCGTTGCACCGGTTCAACGTCAGTGGGTTTTCGACAAAGAATGCAGCTACCACCATCGGCTCGAATGCCCGAATATGCAGTATGTGACATACAAATCTTATCTAGAATATCTGGAGATGATCCATACGATTGGCAAGGATTATTGGCGCTCGCTGGAAATGGCTAAGGGTGTGGAGAAGTCGATGCAGTGTTGCGTACGCTCCGATTGCCGCAAATTGAACGAGCAAAATTTa GCCAGCGTTTTCACAATGCAATGTCGCGATCAGGGCGTACAAGTTGAGACCAGTTTAAGGCAACGTAAACCGGTTCTTCGAG ATCAACGTTGTTTTGGTGACCACATGACCACCATGGTGAATTCGGCGAGTCTGAAAAACCTCAGCAAAATAACAACAAGTCAAGTGTTGCCTTCTACCGCCTCTAGCTGCTATGAGTTTCCATATAGGCTGCAACAGGATCAACTACACCACAAACGCCATCGATATCCGCAACGATATGCACAATTTCAAGAACTAGATCCACAGCCATTTAAGTACAGTTATCAATGCAGCAacgcaaacaacaataacaacgagaACAAAGCAATTCCGAGTGAATTGCATGAGATGAAATATGACGTTCAACGCATATTGAATGATGACTGCGAACAAAACATTGAAGTGCATCATTGTATTGAGGATGGTTGCATGCAACGTGGCGTCTGTGCTATCGCCGACGGCACAATCGACGGGCCTAAGACAATGACACAGCCGACGCGTTTGCATACCAAGCGGTCACAAAAGCCATGCAACAATGGCGGTGACTCGAAGACGACAGTTTTGCCACGTATAGAATGTCGCAATGAGCCGCCTATGGGGCAGCAGGAGCGGCAGCAACATGTGACACAAATAGTGCAATCACCACAGTTTGGTTTGCCCACAGTCGAGGAAATTGAGTTTAAAGC CATCAAAGGTCGTAAGATTCTCATATTTGGTGGCATCGATCCGTACTGTCAGCATTGCCAGCAGGATAAAGTTATggcattgcaacaacaacagcaacgcaaGCGAACACAAACTTTGGGTGGCAGCGATGCTGATATTTTGGATCCGTTGCATTATCATAACGGTATTGGTGGTTGCAGTGCTTGCGGCGGTCTTAATCCTCAAATCAATCAGATGGATAATTTTGGTGATCGTGTGCTGTACTACGATGCTGGCGCGTTGCAGTGGAAACATTTGTGTTATTTGCCCTTCGGTTCACGTCATCATCATGCAGCTGTTGTCTGCAACGGACTCATCTATATTATAGGTGGCACGAAGACGGCGCTAGGTTGCACTAAAAAGTCG attttcgaaAAATCGGTGTGGAGCTTCGATCCACTGACTCTGAAGTGGACATTTGAGAGCAATTTACCAGAGTTGCGACGCGATTTCGCGGCGATTGTGTCTGATGAGTACTGTGGTGGCGAAGTGGCGTGCGAACATTGCAAAGGCATAAAAGAACAGCACAGGCAAAGGAATATCAAAGCAGTTAACGGTTTCTTCGTGATTGGTGGAGAAGGGGTGAATGGTACCGCTTTGCGTACAGTGTGGTATTACAATGTTGTGCGCAAAACATGGAAAAAG AAAGCCCCTTTGCATGTGGGTCGCTACGGCTTGATGGCTGCTATGGTGAATAACGAGATTTGGATAGCTGGCGGCATAATCGAAACCAAAACGAGAGCATCCGACAACTATGATGGCTTCGTCGCTACTTCAATGCCGACCGTGGATGGTAATAATCAAGGTGGCAGGGGTGCTGCCATAGATGGTGCCGATGGTGGCGGGGCCAGAGATAACAATGGTAGTGGTGACAGTTTTGCTGTCGAGGCAACAAAAAGTGCAGTCGTGGATGTAATCACCGATACGATGGAGTATTACAGTTTGAAGTGTGCTTACAGCGACGAATACGTTTCGGATGTGCCAATGGCTAAAGTCAATGATGTGAATAGTGATGCTGCCGTAGTTGCTGGCGCTGGTGATGGCACTCAACCCACTATTGGACGGATGGGTAGAAGCTTTGAGAGTGGACGTTGGATTAAAGCAAAGCAGCGTTTGCGCATACCCCG ATTATTTGGAAAATTCTGTAGACCTTCGGACAATGAACTTTACCTTGTCGGTGGTATAGGATTTGATTCGAATAATATACTGACATCTTTATCCTCCGTTGACCACTACGACTTTAGCGAAGGTCATTGGCATCATTATGGCGATATTAAATGGGCCAG ACATGGGCATGATATTGCCACGCTTAATGACcgaattgttattgttggcgGCGTCTCCACCATCAAGAAACGCACGCTGACTAAGGTGGAAACGTTTTGCATGGAAACGCGCAGAAACTTCAAGGATATGCCTGAGTTGCCGTGGCCGTTGTCTGGATGTGCTGTGCTCGCTTTGGACTAA
- the LOC106620417 gene encoding transcription factor grauzone, translating into MLCRLCISDCDHDSLELFDSGGENTTIYNVVAKYFEKEIKNMDKVKAELDAEQCQGAAEFTSQVICVNCWRHIDDFHQWQKELVILKDERLKLLQQPYQRELVESVKLEMEMDVNNLNIYAESFADDTCDNDDYFNEDTEDPVAICEAKLSTSPKKSPPDEDVENDDNDSLYDDMPLLSRKNLRKTKTSALTKKKTGRRKKVKKVAKKASDIDTDLDYDDDENKNDANGVEKVKEKSSKTKEFDAFIAQHFKDQLPCELCGHLSADFTELRTHFREVHNNNKGYVLCCKHKYSQRFHFVEHLQVHLNPQKFQCAECGKCSANGRSLVAHMNSMHKPEALERRFECEVCHKKFAKLPILKTHMETHAEGNPDHICKECGKGFILESRLNIHIRNVHSTAYHSVCDQCGKSFRGRYALKYHLLEHDGAGKQLWPCDQCDAKLHSKFSLKRHKRITHHDGSTVYVCGECGKVALTEDALKSHKRYVHQRERIHKCTVCDKAFKASKVLKEHMTTHTGEDLYQCPHCPRTFKVNANMHHHRKRKHPKEWAENRRHRPMSFKHMDLSAISNEVVL; encoded by the exons ATGTTATGCCGATTGTGCATTAGTGATTGTGATCACGATTCTTTAGAATTATTTGATTCTGGTGGGGAAAATACCACAATTTACAATGTTGTtgcgaaatattttgaaaaggaG ATAAAGAATATGGACAAAGTAAAAGCAGAATTAGATGCAGAACAGTGCCAGGGAGCAGCAGAGTTTACGTCACAGGTGATTTGCGTGAACTGCTGGCGGCACATAGATGATTTCCATCAATGGCAGAAGGAGTTAGTTATCTTAAAAGATGAACGTTTGAAACTACTACAGCAACCATATCAAAGGGAACTGGTAGAAAGTGTTAAATTGGAGATGGAAATGGATGTAAacaacttaaatatatatgcagaATCATTTGCTGACGATACTTGTGATAACGACGACTATTTCAATGAGGACACTGAAGATCCTGTAGCTATATGTGAAGCCAAACTTTCAACATCGCCAAAGAAATCGCCTCCTGATGAAGACGTAGAAAATGACGATAATGACAGTCTCTATGACGATATGCCATTATTaagcagaaaaaatttaagGAAAACCAAAACATCAGCACTTACTAAGAAAAAGACCGGAAgacgaaaaaaagtaaaaaaagttgCTAAAAAAGCTTCAGATATAGATACTGATTTGGattatgatgatgatgaaaataAGAATGATGCTAATGGtgttgaaaaagttaaagaaaaaagcTCGAAAACCAAGGAGTTTGATGCCTTTATTGCTCAGCATTTCAAGGATCAGTTACCATGTGAATTGTGCGGCCATTTATCTGCTGATTTTACTGAACTACGCACACACTTTCGCGAAGTGCATAACAATAATAAAGGCTATGTATTGTGCTGTAAGCATAAATACAGTCAACGATTTCACTTCGTTGAACATTTGCAAGTGCATTTGAATCCACAAAAGTTTCAGTGCGCCGAATGTGGGAAATGTAGTGCTAATGGCAGAAGTTTAGTGGCGCATATGAATTCTATGCACAAGCCTGAAGCATTAGAGCGGCGTTTCGAATGTGAAGTTTGCcataaaaaattcgcaaaattacCAATTCTAAAAACGCACATGGAGACACATGCGGAGGGTAATCCCGACCACATCTGCAAAGAATGCGGAAAGgg CTTTATTTTAGAGAGCCGCCTTAACATTCACATTCGCAATGTGCATAGTACAGCTTATCACAGTGTTTGTGACCAGTGTGGTAAATCTTTTCGTGGACGTTATGCACTCAAATATCATTTGCTAGAACATGATGGTGCAGGCAAACAACTTTGGCCTTGCGACCAATGTGATGCCAAATTACATTCCAAATTTAGTTTGAAACGACATAAACGCATAACCCATCATGACGGTTCCACTGTGTACGTATGCGGTGAATGCGGAAAAGTAGCTTTAACCGAGGATGCACTAAAGTCCCATAAACGCTACGTACATCAACGAGAGCGTATACACAAATGTACGGTGTGTGATAAAGCGTTTAAGGCTTCAAAAGTGTTAAAA GAACATATGACAACGCATACAGGCGAGGACTTGTACCAATGTCCACATTGCCCACGTACATTCAAAGTGAATGCCAATATGCATCATCATCGGAAGAGGAAACATCCAAAAGAATGGGCGGAAAATCGCAGGCACCGGCCAATGTCATTCAAACATATGGATCTTAGCGCTATTTCGAATGAGGTAGTGCTGTAa
- the RpL30 gene encoding large ribosomal subunit protein eL30, producing the protein MVAVKKQKKALESTNARLALVMKSGKYCLGYKQALKTLRQGKAKLVLIASNTPALRKSEIEYYAMLAKTEVQHYSGTNIELGTACGKYFRVCTMSITDPGDSDIIRSLPDN; encoded by the exons ATGGTTGCCGTAAAGAAACAg AAAAAGGCTTTGGAAAGCACCAATGCCCGTTTGGCTTTGGTAATGAAATCGGGCAAATACTGCTTAGGTTACAAACAAGCTTTGAAGACGTTACGTCAAGGCAAAGCGAAATTGGTATTGATTGCCAGCAACACCCCAGCGTTGAG gaAATCTGAGATTGAATATTACGCTATGTTGGCCAAGACCGAAGTGCAACATTACAGTGGCACCAACATCGAATTGGGTACCGCTTGCGGTAAATACTTCCGTGTGTGCACAATGTCCATCACCGATCCTGGAGACTCGGACATCATCCGCTCATTGCCAGACAACTAA
- the LOC106620406 gene encoding UPF0488 protein CG14286 produces MNKIKKPKSFQKPPPLVAPRRETPENEAQIELELCWCVQQLENALNSGKLSQKIADDTVKNVRVLKSSTAPLVKKRQVMKAALGDYRAKMKEEEKKMALAAKQIKFTQTIEANKKSSFLKKAAIIQTGKEFRFNFSTPNVDDVSESTENDLSGIKSLDIKNENGSTISKDLHLTGGGFKFNFIVNENNDDLNLSGLSIKS; encoded by the exons atgaacaaaataaaaaagccaAAATCTTTCCAAAAGCCTCCTCCATTAGTAGCGCCCCGTCGAGAGACACCTGAAAATGAGGCACAAATAGAATTGGAACTTTGTTGGTGTGTTCAGCAGTTGGAAAACGCACTTAATTCAGGAAAGCTATCTCAAAAGATAG CCGATGATACTGTGAAGAATGTACGGGTGCTTAAAAGTTCAACTGCACCGCTTGTTAAAAAGCGTCAGGTTATGAAAGCCGCACTTGGAGATTACCGTGCTAAAATGAAAGAAGAGGAAAAGAAAATGGCTCTTG cggctaaacaaattaaatttacacaaactattgaagcaaataaaaagtcaaGCTTCTTAAAAAAAGCTGCTATTATCCAAACGGGGAAAGAGTTCCGCTTCAATTTTTCGACTCCTAACGTTGATGATGTTTCTGAATCAACGGAAAACGATTTAAGTGGCATAAAGAGTTTAGATATTAAAAACGAAAACGGGTCAACCATATCCAAAGACTTACATTTAACTGGCGGTggttttaaatttaactttatagtaaatgaaaataatgatgATTTAAATTTAAGTGGACTGtccattaaaagctaa
- the LOC106620400 gene encoding neuferricin homolog: MFEFVKHLFKPQFLLIVIAIFTGVYYNEIINWIVYKYADPASESIAIKLQNPEEAALSEGLFTRDDLAQFNGENDAPLYLAIIGTVFDVTKGIKHYGPGCAYNFFVGRDASVSFINGQFEKFDEEKADDVVSLRPSDLISLENWQQFYRKEYVYKGKLIGRFYDEKGEATVYNHKYMMLLEQAKAAKAQAEQLREVYPDCNIEWSVERGSHVWCTTTSGAKQREWVGYPRKLFEIGANNFRCACVQEKDLDTTEVMLKEYDNCAPHSHECYYKVD, encoded by the coding sequence ATGTTCGAATTTGTAAAACATCTTTTTAAACCACAATTTCTACTAATAGTGATCGCTATTTTTACCGGTGTGTATTacaatgaaattattaattggATTGTGTACAAATATGCAGATCCGGCAAGTGAAAGTATAGCTATTAAACTCCAAAATCCCGAAGAGGCAGCGTTAAGTGAAGGGCTTTTCACGCGTGATGATTTGGCACAATTCAATGGTGAAAATGACGCACCATTATATTTGGCCATAATTGGTACGGTATTCGATGTAACGAAAGGGATAAAGCATTATGGGCCAGGATGCGCCTATAATTTTTTCGTAGGTCGTGATGCTTCTGTCTCATTCATAAATGGTCAATTCGAAAAGTTTGACGAAGAAAAGGCCGATGATGTCGTCTCGTTAAGACCCAGTGACCTAATCAGTCTAGAAAATTGGCAACAATTTTACAGGAAAGAATATGTATACAAAGGTAAACTTATAGGACGCTTTTATGACGAAAAGGGTGAAGCTACCGTCTACAATCACAAATACATGATGCTTTTGGAACAAGCGAAAGCTGCCAAAGCGCAAGCCGAACAATTACGCGAAGTGTATCCAGATTGCAATATTGAATGGTCAGTAGAGCGGGGATCACATGTCTGGTGCACCACAACCAGTGGTGCCAAACAACGTGAATGGGTGGGTTATCCACGAAAGTTGTTCGAAATTGGTGCCAACAACTTCCGCTGCGCTTGTGTGCAAGAAAAAGATTTGGACACAACTGAGGTGATGCTGAAGGAGTATGATAATTGCGCGCCACATTCTCATGAGTGTTACTATAAGGTGGATTAG